A genome region from Methanocellales archaeon includes the following:
- a CDS encoding carbohydrate kinase family protein has product MDVFGLGALNYDKLYVVTKIAKAGEEVGIKEVRESPGGSAANTIFGLARVGVKTGFVGVVGNDEEGGVILRDLANEGVDINRIKVLKGNSGLAIGLVDDEGERSLYIYPGVNDEFDVSDVDVEYMGEAKFLHMSSFVDRRQLEMQISLIERIKTGVSFNPGMSCSKFSLETLQPIIEKSEVIFVNYEEMGALTNSDYEEGSKLLLELGTRTVATTLGRRGCYVTNGKSAHLISSCKTRVVDTTGAGDAFAAGFLYGLLGGEDIHNCGKMGNFFAARCISEYGARKGLPHKRDLEIAFPKR; this is encoded by the coding sequence ATGGATGTGTTCGGTCTTGGAGCGTTGAACTATGATAAGCTGTATGTCGTCACTAAAATAGCAAAAGCAGGAGAAGAGGTTGGAATCAAAGAGGTGAGAGAGTCTCCTGGCGGCTCTGCGGCAAATACAATCTTTGGATTGGCAAGGGTGGGAGTCAAAACAGGATTTGTGGGGGTGGTAGGCAACGATGAAGAAGGGGGGGTCATCTTAAGAGACCTTGCAAATGAGGGCGTTGATATAAACAGAATAAAGGTACTGAAGGGTAACAGCGGCCTAGCCATAGGACTTGTGGATGACGAAGGGGAGAGATCGCTTTACATTTACCCGGGCGTCAATGATGAATTTGATGTGAGCGATGTTGATGTTGAGTATATGGGGGAGGCAAAATTCCTGCATATGAGTTCCTTCGTAGACAGAAGACAACTGGAGATGCAGATATCGCTAATCGAGCGTATAAAAACGGGAGTGAGCTTCAATCCTGGCATGTCATGCTCCAAGTTTTCCTTGGAGACCTTACAGCCCATTATCGAAAAAAGTGAGGTGATTTTTGTAAACTACGAGGAGATGGGGGCGCTTACAAATTCTGATTATGAAGAGGGGTCAAAGCTATTGCTGGAGCTGGGCACCAGGACAGTCGCAACTACCCTTGGTAGAAGGGGATGTTATGTAACAAATGGCAAAAGTGCACACCTGATCTCCTCCTGCAAAACAAGGGTTGTCGACACCACGGGAGCTGGTGATGCTTTCGCTGCTGGTTTTTTATACGGCTTGCTGGGTGGAGAGGATATCCATAATTGCGGAAAGATGGGAAACTTTTTCGCAGCTAGATGCATCAGCGAATACGGTGCAAGAAAAGGGTTGCCCCATAAGAGGGATTTAGAGATTGCGTTTCCCAAGCGGTAG